The Echinicola rosea genome has a segment encoding these proteins:
- a CDS encoding SDR family oxidoreductase, producing MKISIIGLGWLGLPLARFLAQQGHQILGSTTSPEKHRKLAEEGIDNVLFRLDPHPSGNGFNRLFEADLMVVNIPPKRRSMPETFHPEQIKYLKTLIQQAGIGKVIYTSSTSVYPNTNGEVTESTKLCPTNTVHSAVYEAERILWAEKDYKLTVIRFGGLLGMDRVPGKYFSGKEDVAGDIPVNHIHQEDAVRLIAHVIDQELWEETYNGVCPLHPEKRSVYERNAQEMGFEPPKSYRTKDLPDYKVVSSRKIRETGFVFRVEDPLEFYYSPK from the coding sequence ATGAAAATAAGCATAATAGGCCTTGGATGGTTGGGACTGCCACTGGCAAGATTCTTGGCACAGCAAGGGCATCAAATTTTGGGAAGCACTACTTCGCCGGAAAAGCATCGAAAATTAGCCGAAGAGGGTATCGATAATGTACTGTTTAGACTTGATCCGCACCCCTCTGGAAATGGCTTTAACCGGCTTTTTGAGGCTGACTTGATGGTGGTCAATATCCCGCCAAAGCGCCGGTCGATGCCTGAAACCTTCCACCCCGAGCAAATAAAATACCTCAAGACACTTATCCAGCAGGCAGGAATAGGCAAAGTGATCTATACCAGTTCTACCTCCGTCTATCCTAATACCAATGGAGAAGTGACCGAATCGACAAAATTGTGTCCTACCAATACGGTGCATTCGGCCGTTTACGAAGCAGAGAGAATATTATGGGCAGAAAAAGATTACAAGCTGACGGTGATCCGCTTTGGAGGTTTGTTGGGAATGGACAGGGTGCCAGGCAAGTACTTTTCCGGAAAGGAGGATGTCGCCGGTGATATTCCAGTGAATCATATCCATCAGGAAGATGCTGTGAGGCTGATTGCTCATGTGATCGATCAGGAGCTTTGGGAGGAAACCTATAATGGAGTTTGTCCATTACATCCGGAAAAGCGGAGTGTTTATGAAAGGAACGCCCAAGAGATGGGCTTTGAGCCTCCCAAAAGTTATCGTACTAAAGACTTGCCAGATTATAAAGTGGTAAGTTCCCGGAAAATCAGGGAAACTGGTTTTGTGTTTAGGGTGGAAGATCCCCTTGAATTTTACTATAGCCCTAAATAG
- a CDS encoding sterol desaturase family protein, translated as MKKIGRLERPDNNGSAQMFQNPVLEKMSRTHISIPIVMFLVIGGVSLFYGLTTTTIPIGIGLLVTMIGLLVFTLVEYLMHKYFFHMVPDTPMKDKLQYSVHGVHHDYPKDKDRLAMPPFISGLYACIFYFVFTFLMGGYALYFLPGFLMGYALYLGVHYIVHAFQPPKNALKILWVNHAIHHYKDPDVAFGVSSPLWDVILGTMPKKDK; from the coding sequence ATGAAAAAAATTGGAAGACTGGAGAGGCCGGATAATAATGGATCGGCACAAATGTTCCAGAATCCGGTGCTGGAGAAAATGTCTAGGACACATATTAGTATTCCTATTGTCATGTTTCTTGTGATAGGTGGAGTTTCTCTATTTTACGGACTTACCACCACTACAATTCCAATAGGAATAGGGCTATTGGTGACCATGATAGGTTTGTTGGTATTTACACTAGTGGAGTATTTGATGCATAAGTATTTCTTTCACATGGTGCCCGATACACCAATGAAGGACAAGTTGCAATATTCGGTTCATGGTGTCCATCATGATTACCCGAAGGACAAGGACCGTTTGGCGATGCCGCCATTTATCAGCGGACTGTATGCCTGCATCTTTTACTTTGTGTTTACATTCCTGATGGGAGGATATGCCTTGTATTTTCTTCCAGGGTTTTTGATGGGCTATGCGTTGTATTTGGGTGTGCATTATATCGTACATGCTTTTCAGCCCCCTAAGAATGCGTTGAAGATCTTGTGGGTAAATCATGCCATCCACCATTACAAGGATCCCGATGTGGCATTTGGCGTAAGCTCCCCGCTTTGGGACGTGATCTTAGGAACCATGCCCAAAAAGGATAAATGA
- the bshA gene encoding N-acetyl-alpha-D-glucosaminyl L-malate synthase BshA: MKIGIVCYPTFGGSGVVATELGKALAKEGHEIHFITYKQPTRLDFLSENLFYHEVDIKSYPLFEHAPYELALASKMVNVVKFEELDLLHVHYAIPHASAAYMAKQILKTQGIEVPVVTTLHGTDITLVGKDPSYEPVVTFSINQSDGVTAVSEDLKQATYDHFDIQNGIQVIPNFIDLDRFKKQRKEHFKKAICPDNEKLLVHTSNFRKVKRVEDVIRVFYEVRKVVPAKLLLVGDGPERDKMERLCRELGTCEDTRFLGKLDAVEEVLSVADLFLIPSEKESFGLAALEAMACEVPVLSSDAGGIPELNIDGVTGFACKVGDIEGMTEKALHILSDENLPAFKKSALDRAKEFDVSNILPRYEEFYKKTIDKTLSLSK, encoded by the coding sequence GGAGTGGTGTAGTAGCCACAGAACTCGGAAAGGCACTTGCCAAGGAAGGTCATGAAATTCATTTCATCACCTATAAGCAGCCTACCCGGTTGGATTTTTTGAGTGAAAACCTTTTCTATCATGAAGTAGATATCAAAAGCTACCCGTTATTTGAGCATGCACCCTATGAGTTGGCCTTGGCCAGTAAAATGGTCAATGTAGTGAAGTTTGAAGAATTGGATCTACTGCATGTGCATTATGCCATTCCACATGCCTCTGCGGCCTATATGGCCAAGCAGATACTGAAAACCCAGGGCATTGAGGTTCCCGTGGTGACGACGCTTCACGGTACCGACATTACATTGGTAGGCAAAGACCCCAGCTATGAGCCCGTAGTGACTTTCAGCATCAACCAATCCGATGGGGTGACCGCTGTGTCTGAGGATTTGAAACAAGCGACATACGATCATTTTGATATCCAGAACGGTATTCAGGTGATCCCGAACTTTATCGATCTGGACCGGTTTAAAAAGCAACGAAAGGAGCATTTCAAAAAAGCCATCTGTCCTGACAACGAAAAGTTGCTTGTGCATACTTCAAATTTTAGAAAGGTAAAACGTGTAGAGGATGTCATCAGGGTGTTTTATGAAGTGCGGAAAGTAGTTCCTGCCAAGTTGCTATTGGTAGGAGATGGCCCCGAAAGGGACAAGATGGAACGGCTCTGTCGGGAACTCGGCACCTGCGAAGATACGCGGTTTTTAGGTAAACTGGATGCCGTGGAAGAAGTACTTTCGGTAGCAGACCTGTTCCTGATTCCGTCTGAGAAAGAAAGTTTTGGGCTGGCAGCTTTGGAGGCGATGGCCTGCGAGGTGCCCGTGTTGTCCTCTGATGCTGGTGGGATTCCTGAACTGAATATTGATGGAGTGACGGGGTTTGCATGCAAGGTGGGAGATATTGAGGGAATGACCGAAAAAGCGTTACATATACTGTCAGACGAAAATTTACCTGCTTTTAAGAAAAGCGCGCTGGATAGGGCAAAGGAGTTCGATGTATCCAATATTCTGCCTCGGTACGAAGAATTTTATAAAAAAACCATTGATAAAACCCTTTCGCTGTCAAAATAA